A region from the Triticum aestivum cultivar Chinese Spring chromosome 3D, IWGSC CS RefSeq v2.1, whole genome shotgun sequence genome encodes:
- the LOC123076249 gene encoding verprolin-like: TCISCDDLVPGQSELANWLPSGWTGQRAVLHKTPCRFPESTRVQSQVVQGLRRVPVRVLRRRRAPPPAGVPPRVPLRLRRPVAPRQPVLPSLPRLHRTPVPAAPRAPLRRARQRQQPPLPELLRVELDSVSSRRSTSSSSSAAVAAAPPEGVRAYPLPNSNTNTEYLVEEDLQVVLKPPSAANPAPPPPPTARNTGEPSQQLAAAAERALSSSVTPTASFRSVGRSSSRWSSRWSSRYDAGSVTAAATAEWWWNMDGGVAPASRRAESEDGSAFYGFVRWLTGAY; encoded by the coding sequence ACTTGcatctcatgtgatgatttagtcccaggcCAATCAGAGCTCGCCAATTGGCTGCCAAGTGGCTGGACCGGTCAGCGCGCAGTTTTGCACAAAACCCCCTGCCGTTTCCCTGAATCAACCCGTGTGCAGTCCCAGGTCGTCCAGGGACTGCGGCGTGTGCCAGTGCGTGTTCTGCGCCGACGACGAGCTCCGCCTCCTGCCGGCGTGCCGCCACGCGTTCCACTCCGTCTGCGTCGACCCGTGGCTCCGCGCCAACCCGTCCTGCCCTCTCTGCCACGCCTTCATCGCACTCCCGTACCCGCCGCTCCCCGAGCTCCTCTGCGTCGAGCTCGACAGCGTCAGCAGCCGCCGCTCCCCGAGCTCCTCCGCGTCGAGCTCGACAGCGTCAGCAGCCGCCGCTCcacttcctcgtcctcctccgcggccgtcgccGCAGCGCCGCCAGAGGGAGTCCGCGCGTACCCGCTCCCCAACTCCAACACCAACACAGAGTACCTCGTGGAGGAGGACCTCCAGGTGGTCCTCAAGCCGCCCAGCGCTGCCAACccggcgccaccgccgccacccacgGCTCGAAATACCGGCGAGCCGAGCCAGCAGCTGGCAGCCGCGGCGGAGCGCGCGCTGTCGTCGTCCGTGACGCCGACAGCGTCGTTCAGGTCGGTGGGGCGTTCCAGCAGCAGGTGGAGCAGCCGGTGGAGCAGCCGGTACGACGCCGGGAGCGTGacggccgccgccacggccgagTGGTGGTGGAACATGGACGGCGGGGTGGCGCCAGCGTCGCGGCGGGCCGAGTCCGAGGACGGCAGCGCGTTCTACGGGTTCGTGCGGTGGCTGACGGGAGCATACTAG